A single genomic interval of Picosynechococcus sp. PCC 7003 harbors:
- a CDS encoding ISAs1 family transposase, with the protein MASLFNNEVLKASIDKHFGEIEDPRVERTRAHYLVDIIVIALFATISGADSWVGIETYGNSKEEWLRQFLELPNGIPSHDTFARVFARLDSEQLEAEFRNWVGTIAGKLSAQVIAIDGKASRGSYDREKGIKDLQLVSAWATSSRLVLGQEAVETKSNEITAIPQLLAQLELKGCIVTIDAMGTQKKIAQQICQAKADYILALKGNQGRLFKAVKTWFEKQRESAKEWRETGWHQTEKGHQRLETRTIWQIPASHVLPQELREPWQQLRTIVIVEGTRQLWHKTTHEIRFFISSIEATNQEFASHIRNHWGIENQLHWCLDVVFGEDNSRIRQGHSARNMSLMRRFTLNLLRQETSQTSLTMKRYKAAMDNGFLLKILADSGFILDA; encoded by the coding sequence ATGGCATCCCTATTTAACAACGAAGTTCTCAAAGCCAGTATTGACAAGCACTTTGGAGAAATAGAAGACCCAAGAGTAGAACGTACACGGGCACACTACTTAGTCGATATCATCGTTATCGCTCTTTTTGCCACTATATCAGGAGCCGATAGTTGGGTAGGAATCGAAACCTATGGAAATTCCAAAGAAGAATGGCTCAGGCAATTTCTCGAGTTGCCCAACGGCATCCCCTCCCATGATACTTTTGCCAGGGTATTTGCCAGATTAGACTCAGAACAATTAGAAGCAGAATTTCGCAACTGGGTAGGGACAATAGCAGGAAAGCTCTCAGCTCAGGTCATTGCCATAGATGGAAAAGCTTCACGAGGCTCCTACGATAGGGAAAAAGGCATTAAAGACCTACAACTGGTCAGTGCTTGGGCAACGTCATCTCGTCTAGTGTTAGGACAAGAGGCTGTGGAAACAAAATCCAATGAAATTACAGCCATTCCTCAACTACTCGCACAACTAGAGCTCAAAGGATGTATTGTGACCATCGATGCCATGGGCACTCAAAAGAAAATCGCCCAACAGATTTGTCAAGCTAAAGCAGACTATATTCTGGCTCTCAAGGGCAACCAGGGTAGATTGTTTAAAGCAGTAAAAACCTGGTTTGAAAAGCAAAGAGAATCTGCCAAAGAATGGCGAGAAACGGGATGGCATCAGACGGAGAAGGGACATCAGCGTCTAGAAACCAGAACAATCTGGCAAATTCCAGCATCTCATGTTTTGCCTCAAGAGTTACGGGAGCCTTGGCAGCAACTCCGTACCATCGTCATTGTGGAAGGAACTCGTCAACTTTGGCATAAGACTACTCACGAAATCCGCTTCTTTATCAGTTCTATAGAAGCGACAAATCAGGAGTTTGCCAGTCATATTCGCAATCACTGGGGAATTGAAAATCAGCTTCATTGGTGTCTTGACGTGGTCTTTGGAGAAGATAATTCTCGAATTCGCCAAGGTCATTCGGCTCGTAATATGAGCCTAATGAGGCGGTTCACGTTGAATCTGCTTCGTCAGGAGACTTCTCAAACCAGCCTCACCATGAAGCGTTACAAGGCTGCCATGGACAATGGTTTTTTACTTAAAATCCTTGCTGACTCTGGTTTTATTTTAGATGCGTAG
- a CDS encoding ParA family protein codes for MPMTDIQRMTEKTIPALMKQLNYCLNNPYRALVTAVWNQKGGVAKTTNTINIGAELALAGKRVLLIDLDSQNDLTRGLGLIPDKYNSWLLECVKSISQRKIKNAREILNSVIQHRIFPTSEKEKLEIDVLPIGKYALDEFRESKGQYQGFSAAKVFPRIIDLLTPSFDYIFIDTSPAADQLTRSLMYSIDSLLIPIDHGKKSIYHGVRIHKKIKEVRESRKKVKTLHLGPWNLGLVYSNCPADAGKRLDQMIDQELDKHCFSGKRYNEVIRTFAQTKVAEFKQMPVVCWRQSQITKCYQELVKEVFINPNFINE; via the coding sequence ATGCCGATGACAGATATTCAACGAATGACCGAAAAGACTATTCCGGCTCTGATGAAGCAGCTAAATTATTGTCTTAATAATCCCTATAGAGCTTTGGTGACAGCTGTCTGGAATCAAAAAGGAGGCGTCGCCAAAACAACGAATACTATCAACATCGGTGCTGAGTTGGCGTTGGCGGGTAAACGTGTTTTACTAATTGATTTAGATTCACAAAACGATCTAACACGAGGGCTTGGTCTTATTCCAGATAAATATAATAGCTGGCTGCTCGAATGTGTTAAATCCATTTCCCAGAGAAAAATCAAAAACGCAAGAGAAATTCTCAATTCAGTTATTCAGCATCGAATTTTTCCCACCTCAGAAAAGGAGAAGCTAGAAATTGATGTTCTGCCCATTGGGAAATATGCATTAGATGAATTCCGTGAATCTAAAGGGCAATATCAAGGATTTTCGGCAGCTAAAGTTTTCCCAAGAATTATTGACTTATTGACACCTAGTTTTGATTATATTTTTATCGATACATCTCCTGCTGCAGATCAACTAACTCGTAGCTTGATGTACAGCATAGACTCTCTACTAATACCGATCGACCATGGAAAAAAGTCGATTTATCATGGTGTACGTATCCATAAAAAAATCAAAGAAGTACGGGAATCACGCAAAAAGGTAAAGACTCTTCACTTAGGCCCGTGGAACCTTGGCTTAGTTTACAGTAACTGTCCGGCAGACGCAGGTAAAAGACTAGATCAAATGATTGACCAAGAACTAGATAAACATTGTTTCTCTGGCAAAAGATACAATGAAGTTATTCGCACATTTGCCCAGACTAAAGTTGCAGAATTCAAACAGATGCCTGTTGTCTGTTGGCGTCAATCTCAGATCACGAAATGCTACCAAGAGCTAGTTAAAGAAGTATTTATCAATCCAAATTTTATCAATGAATAA
- a CDS encoding IS5 family transposase (programmed frameshift), producing MSTSYPTDLTDDQWSLLKPLLPSAKSGGRPRSTDLRQVVNALLYILMGGIAWRLLPHDFPKWQTVYHYFRQWRDDGTLERINQTLHQWERTTGHDHPSPSYGVVDSQSVDTATMIHQDVGVDGNKKVKGRKRHIMVDSLGILMAVVVTAANTAEGQGLKLLLARIQRMGLNLECFYLLYVDGGYHGESLVRWVMDKFGWILEKVLRPEECKGFTALPRRWVVERTFGWFYWCRRLSRDYECNTRSAEAWIYLASIRILLRRLA from the exons ATGTCTACATCCTATCCGACAGACCTCACCGATGACCAATGGTCTCTCCTTAAACCCCTACTTCCCTCAGCTAAATCGGGTGGTCGTCCCCGCTCCACTGACCTGCGTCAAGTCGTTAATGCTCTCCTCTATATCCTCATGGGTGGTATCGCCTGGCGCTTACTGCCCCATGATTTCCCCAAATGGCAAACCGTCTATCACTACTTCCGCCAATGGCGTGACGATGGCACCCTCGAACGTATTAACCAAACTCTCCATCAGTGGGAACGCACCACAGGTCATGACCACCCT TCACCGAGCTATGGGGTGGTGGATTCTCAATCGGTGGATACAGCAACAATGATTCATCAGGATGTTGGAGTTGATGGAAATAAGAAAGTTAAAGGTCGCAAACGACACATCATGGTGGATAGCTTGGGCATTTTGATGGCCGTAGTGGTAACTGCCGCCAACACCGCGGAAGGTCAAGGATTAAAGCTATTGTTGGCACGAATCCAAAGGATGGGACTGAATCTAGAGTGTTTTTACCTGTTGTATGTGGATGGGGGGTATCACGGAGAAAGTCTTGTGCGCTGGGTAATGGACAAGTTTGGCTGGATATTGGAGAAAGTATTACGTCCGGAGGAGTGCAAAGGATTCACAGCATTACCAAGGCGATGGGTAGTGGAGAGAACCTTTGGCTGGTTTTACTGGTGCCGCCGTTTGAGTCGAGACTATGAATGTAATACGAGGAGTGCGGAAGCGTGGATATATCTAGCATCCATTCGCATCCTTCTGAGGCGCTTGGCGTAA
- a CDS encoding GspH/FimT family protein: MSLLFSRAKAPFRPLKTQGFTLFEVLGVLLLVGILAGIATPSLLGFLARAGARQDFTALQGLLQRTQQEAIRQSRTCRVILPANNSENAKVSSDCRVTEDVVLENVVIKYNNANSKAINFNYRGNTSPLRTIVLADTQSQYQRCLIISNGIGVIRKGVYVGDISGNVSASSCQTTG, from the coding sequence ATGTCACTATTATTCTCTAGGGCCAAAGCACCTTTTAGACCCCTCAAAACCCAAGGCTTCACACTGTTTGAAGTGTTGGGGGTTTTGCTGCTAGTTGGTATTTTGGCAGGAATTGCAACCCCGTCACTCCTCGGCTTTTTGGCACGGGCAGGCGCAAGACAAGACTTTACGGCTTTACAGGGTTTGTTGCAACGTACCCAACAGGAAGCCATTCGCCAGAGTCGCACTTGTCGGGTCATTTTGCCCGCCAACAATAGCGAGAATGCAAAAGTGTCCTCTGATTGTCGGGTAACGGAGGATGTGGTGCTTGAAAATGTTGTGATCAAATACAACAATGCCAATAGCAAAGCGATTAATTTTAATTACCGAGGTAACACCAGCCCGCTGCGCACTATCGTCCTGGCAGATACCCAGTCACAATACCAACGTTGTTTAATCATTTCCAATGGCATTGGCGTCATTCGTAAAGGGGTTTATGTCGGCGATATCTCGGGCAATGTCTCTGCTAGTTCTTGCCAAACAACTGGTTGA
- a CDS encoding prepilin-type N-terminal cleavage/methylation domain-containing protein yields the protein MRRWLLKYYFNLLNRRSTSQGNRGFTVIEVLLAITLSGIVATGLGTAMVATLNASNRTEARTQRRSQLNRAIDYITEDVRRSRVLDVATNDATDDTLVLEYFPEIGDNINSRTIEYSIAEKDDNSPWVGPMVLRRKEYRTGDDPDAVNWTVLVDAISENTNIPVPPNITCPEGSTTIGNTGFRACLEEETSATGNAIYKVDLALHGEVNDFEGSNNTSEVLSVSSSAFARSINPQGDILINPSIESVALSSDLTTATVNWSEALGGEKPYSYTLYRCSEGPDTCEIDQATSDTVASELTTRTYSDNISGLSRGNTVCYEVKVVDNLGDTRTSNPVCVELVEELIPPQIEDIWESQGEVGLEWRAASGGDPGYLYGLKRCDVAGNADDCDPTTSVRDPEIAGTSYFPDIVTGISDGQKICYAVVVKDQIGEIAQGDPKCIIKGQPLSAPPIKKITEQANNTVDLTWLSASGGDYPYTYDLLRCDVAPDQTCTPTTSLNLATEDKSFSGDDISAVNSGDKICYAVQVTDNSAATSIGETECLIKDAPLAAPDSLTVTLDVSSAEMDITWPDATGGTPDYTYNLYRCNTTNTSCTPSLLTSDVTSGVSGYADNVSSIARGQNVCYAVQVSDADGATDQTETVCETKIDPLLLSGLVVTIDPDASEANIAWSSITGGSTASPTYSLALKRCTGENCTPTTVASTRTTQNTGSGSFTNSVSGIAEGTNICYAIEVTSGTQTTSGQTCTTLETSLAAPVITLNNSSLVKPTVNWSAVTGATGYRVFSCQGQGICDPLSGDTANTTNLSFTPDNNPSVGNEWCFVVKATKGSVISPASEQLCGAIQGLTAPEGLKLEFTQRSDKRYDAKVSWSLNTNVTSYKLYFCSTSNDCTPNDLVLDNIKTSTATDGPIDKNTNICYGVVAEANGISSPMSRVCGRAK from the coding sequence ATGAGACGTTGGCTCCTAAAATACTATTTTAATTTGCTCAATAGACGATCGACCTCACAAGGAAACCGAGGCTTTACTGTTATTGAAGTGCTCCTGGCGATCACCCTGAGCGGGATTGTGGCTACTGGTCTTGGCACAGCCATGGTCGCCACCCTCAATGCCAGCAATCGCACCGAAGCCCGTACCCAGCGGCGTTCTCAACTCAACCGGGCCATTGATTACATCACAGAAGATGTCCGGCGATCGCGTGTTCTTGATGTTGCAACCAACGATGCCACCGATGACACCTTAGTTTTAGAATATTTCCCAGAAATAGGAGACAACATCAACTCACGAACCATTGAATATTCCATAGCAGAAAAAGATGACAATTCCCCCTGGGTAGGGCCGATGGTGCTCCGACGGAAAGAGTATAGAACAGGAGATGATCCAGATGCCGTTAATTGGACAGTTCTCGTTGATGCCATTTCTGAGAACACAAATATTCCTGTTCCTCCAAACATTACTTGTCCGGAAGGAAGCACGACAATTGGGAATACAGGCTTTCGTGCTTGTTTGGAAGAAGAGACCTCCGCAACAGGTAATGCTATTTATAAAGTCGATCTAGCGCTCCACGGTGAAGTTAATGATTTTGAGGGTAGTAATAATACATCTGAAGTTTTAAGTGTTAGTAGTTCCGCCTTTGCGCGGAGTATTAATCCCCAGGGAGATATCCTAATTAACCCTTCTATCGAATCAGTGGCCCTAAGTAGTGATTTGACGACTGCGACGGTTAACTGGAGTGAAGCTCTCGGCGGGGAAAAACCCTATTCCTATACCCTCTATCGTTGCAGTGAGGGGCCGGATACCTGCGAAATCGATCAAGCTACTTCTGACACGGTCGCCAGCGAATTAACAACCAGAACCTACAGTGATAATATCTCTGGTCTGTCCCGAGGCAATACCGTTTGCTATGAAGTGAAGGTTGTTGATAACTTAGGAGATACCAGAACCAGTAATCCTGTTTGTGTCGAATTAGTAGAAGAACTAATCCCGCCGCAAATTGAAGACATTTGGGAATCCCAGGGAGAAGTGGGCCTTGAGTGGCGGGCCGCTTCCGGTGGTGATCCCGGCTACCTCTATGGTCTGAAGCGTTGTGATGTCGCAGGAAATGCAGATGATTGTGACCCCACAACATCGGTGCGCGATCCAGAAATTGCTGGTACTTCCTACTTCCCTGATATTGTGACGGGCATCAGCGATGGTCAAAAAATTTGCTATGCCGTTGTTGTCAAAGATCAAATAGGAGAAATAGCCCAGGGCGATCCGAAATGCATCATCAAGGGACAACCTCTCTCTGCACCACCGATTAAAAAGATTACAGAACAAGCTAATAATACCGTTGATCTCACTTGGTTGAGTGCCTCTGGTGGTGACTATCCCTACACTTACGATCTATTGCGCTGTGACGTCGCCCCAGACCAAACTTGCACTCCAACCACATCTCTGAACTTGGCGACTGAAGATAAAAGTTTCTCTGGAGATGATATTTCAGCAGTCAATAGCGGCGATAAAATTTGCTACGCTGTGCAAGTGACAGACAACAGTGCTGCTACCAGTATTGGGGAAACAGAATGTCTAATTAAAGATGCGCCCCTTGCTGCGCCGGATTCTTTGACAGTGACCCTTGATGTTAGTAGCGCCGAGATGGATATTACCTGGCCTGATGCGACAGGGGGCACCCCAGACTATACCTATAATCTTTATCGGTGTAATACGACCAACACAAGCTGTACCCCCAGCTTGCTGACTTCTGATGTAACTTCAGGTGTATCCGGATATGCAGATAATGTCAGTAGCATTGCTAGAGGTCAGAATGTTTGCTATGCCGTGCAAGTCAGTGACGCAGACGGAGCAACAGACCAGACGGAAACTGTGTGTGAAACAAAAATTGATCCTCTACTTTTGAGCGGCCTTGTTGTCACCATTGACCCGGATGCTTCCGAAGCCAATATTGCCTGGAGTTCGATTACAGGGGGCAGTACAGCATCACCAACCTACAGTCTTGCTCTAAAACGTTGTACTGGAGAAAACTGCACACCCACCACAGTGGCATCCACCAGAACGACACAAAATACAGGTAGCGGTAGTTTTACCAATAGTGTTTCTGGTATTGCTGAAGGCACTAACATTTGTTACGCCATTGAGGTTACCTCTGGCACCCAAACCACCAGTGGCCAAACCTGTACGACCCTCGAAACGAGTTTGGCTGCGCCTGTAATTACTTTGAATAACTCATCTTTGGTGAAACCAACTGTGAACTGGTCAGCCGTTACTGGAGCAACGGGTTATCGAGTGTTTAGTTGTCAAGGGCAGGGAATCTGTGATCCATTATCAGGGGACACAGCGAATACAACAAATCTTTCCTTTACGCCAGATAATAATCCGAGTGTTGGTAATGAATGGTGTTTCGTCGTTAAAGCAACTAAGGGTTCGGTGATTAGTCCTGCGAGTGAGCAACTTTGTGGTGCGATACAAGGTTTAACTGCACCGGAAGGTCTAAAACTTGAATTTACTCAGCGGTCAGATAAGCGCTACGATGCCAAGGTTAGTTGGAGTTTAAACACGAATGTAACAAGTTACAAGCTATATTTCTGCTCAACTAGTAATGACTGTACACCTAATGATTTAGTTTTAGATAATATCAAAACATCAACAGCTACGGATGGCCCAATCGATAAAAATACAAACATTTGCTACGGAGTTGTTGCAGAAGCAAATGGCATATCTAGTCCAATGAGTAGAGTTTGTGGTCGAGCAAAATAA